The genomic interval TTAGCCGATATCCAATTAGAGCCTGTATCACGGTTAGATTTAATTAAATATGCAGGAGCTTCTGGAGATTACAATCCGATTCATACGATTGATGAAGAAGCGAAAGCGACGGGGTTACCAGGGGTCATTGCTCACGGTATGTGGACCATGGGCAATTTATCCAAGTTATTCACCTCATATTATGAGGAAGGATTTATTGAAACCTTCTCCATTCGATTTAAAGGTATGGTATTTCTACATGATGTGATTCGCATACAGGCTACGTTAGCTGAAAAATCATCACAAGCATTGCGGTTTCAAGTTAGAGCTGTCAATCAACGTGGAGAAGATGTGATAGCGGGAGAAGTGATGTATGCTCTTTATGAATTGTAAACAGATACAAAAGTGATGGTTCTCTAACAAAGAGCCATCACAGTTACATAATAGATTATAGACAGATAGATAAGCATAAGACTAGTCAATTGAAATAAAACATGAACTAACATACTGACTAGTTAGTATTAATTAAAAATCATAAAAGGGTGTGTTTATGATGAATTTTGCATATTCAGATAAGGTGAAGCAATACGAACAAAAACTATTGCGTTTTATGGACGATTATGTGTATCCCAATGAACGATTATATAAGGAACAATTAGATCCGCATAATCGTTTTGCTAAAACGCCCCCGATTTTGGAAGAGCTAAAACAAAAAGCGAAAGATCAAGACTTATGGAATTTATTTTTACCTGACAGTGAATATGGGGCAGGATTAACGAATTTGGAATATGCCCCTCTTTGTGAAATAATGGGTCGCTCTAGCATTGGGCCTGAAGTGTTTAACTGTGCGGCTCCTGATACAGGAAATATGGAAGTGCTCGTCCGCTATGGGACAGAAGAACAGAAGCAACAATGGCTCCAGCCCTTATTAAATGGGGAAATTCGTTCTTGTTTTTCGATGACAGAGCCTGATGTCGCTTCTTCAGATGCGACGAATATTCGTACGAGTATTGTTCGTGAGGGTGATGAATATGTCATTAACGGAACAAAATGGTGGTCATCAGGTGCAGGAGATTCGCGCTGCAAAATTGCGATTGTTATGGGAAAAAGTGATACGAAAGCGAATAAATATGAGCAGCAGT from Peribacillus asahii carries:
- a CDS encoding MaoC/PaaZ C-terminal domain-containing protein; amino-acid sequence: MMLLQQLEVGETLADIQLEPVSRLDLIKYAGASGDYNPIHTIDEEAKATGLPGVIAHGMWTMGNLSKLFTSYYEEGFIETFSIRFKGMVFLHDVIRIQATLAEKSSQALRFQVRAVNQRGEDVIAGEVMYALYEL